In Mycobacterium sp. Aquia_216, a genomic segment contains:
- a CDS encoding acyl-CoA dehydrogenase family protein: MDPLDFLQSDHLLSDDERTIGQTVSDYAKAELAPYISDWYEAGKIPTEIVPALGKLGLLGMHLTGYGCANTTATAYGVACRELEAIDSGLRSLVSVQGSLAMFAIHRWGTEDHRQEWLPRMAAGEAIGCFGLTEAGAGSDPSSMRTNARLDGDDWILNGSKMWITSGTIADVAVVWAQTNQGIRGFVVPTDTPGFAAHEIGRKLSLRASVTAELALSDVRLPSTAVFPEVRGLKGPLSCLNEARYGILWGAVGAARACYCEALEYSLLRTQFGKSLAGFQLTQRKLVDMSIAVSNAALTAVQLGRLKDTHCITPEQISHGKLANVRSALEVARTARAVLGAAGITLDHSVMRHMNNLETVSTYEGTEEMHTLSIGRALTGIAAFR; encoded by the coding sequence ATGGACCCCCTCGATTTCCTGCAAAGCGACCACCTGCTCTCCGACGACGAGCGAACCATTGGCCAGACCGTAAGCGACTATGCGAAAGCCGAACTCGCGCCGTATATCTCGGACTGGTACGAGGCGGGCAAGATCCCGACCGAAATCGTTCCGGCCCTCGGAAAGCTTGGGCTGCTCGGCATGCATCTCACGGGCTACGGTTGCGCGAACACAACGGCCACCGCCTACGGCGTCGCATGCCGGGAACTCGAGGCAATCGACTCGGGACTGCGCAGTCTGGTTTCGGTCCAAGGTTCACTCGCCATGTTCGCTATCCACCGTTGGGGCACCGAGGATCACCGCCAAGAGTGGCTCCCGCGGATGGCGGCCGGCGAGGCTATCGGCTGCTTTGGACTGACTGAAGCCGGCGCGGGCAGCGACCCTAGCTCTATGCGCACCAACGCGAGGCTTGACGGTGACGATTGGATACTCAACGGCTCGAAGATGTGGATCACGAGCGGCACGATTGCGGATGTCGCGGTCGTGTGGGCGCAAACCAATCAGGGTATCCGTGGCTTCGTCGTACCAACCGATACGCCCGGCTTCGCAGCGCATGAGATCGGCCGCAAGCTGTCCCTGCGGGCATCCGTTACGGCCGAGCTTGCCCTTAGCGACGTCCGGCTGCCCTCCACGGCGGTCTTTCCGGAAGTCCGCGGCCTGAAGGGACCACTATCCTGCCTGAACGAGGCGCGGTACGGCATCCTGTGGGGTGCGGTCGGAGCCGCCAGGGCCTGTTATTGCGAGGCCCTCGAATACAGCCTCCTCCGAACACAATTCGGCAAATCGCTGGCCGGGTTCCAACTCACTCAACGCAAACTCGTCGACATGTCGATCGCAGTTTCCAACGCCGCTCTGACCGCCGTCCAACTTGGCCGGCTCAAGGACACGCACTGCATCACCCCTGAGCAGATCAGCCACGGCAAGCTCGCCAACGTTCGCTCCGCACTCGAAGTCGCCCGCACCGCACGCGCCGTGCTCGGTGCAGCCGGCATCACTCTCGACCACTCGGTGATGCGGCACATGAACAACCTGGAGACCGTCTCGACCTACGAGGGCACCGAGGAGATGCACACTCTCAGTATCGGGCGAGCGCTGACCGGCATCGCGGCATTCCGCTGA
- a CDS encoding enoyl-CoA hydratase family protein has protein sequence MTLRRPEKLNPLTFESYADLRDLIAELPHHSGVKVLVMQGKGRAFCGGGDVNEIIGELITMKAAELMQFTKMTGDVIRAMRECPISIIVKIQGIAAGAGAVISLAADFRIVGRSGRFAFLFTKVGLSGGDMGAAYLLPRVVGFGRATQLLMLGDTIDAETADRYGLVSQLVDDDRLDDTVTALAHRLASGPSLALSQTKSLLTRELEMSLSSSMELDAMTQALLMTTDDHAEFHAAFNARRPPAWKGQ, from the coding sequence GTGACGCTGCGTCGTCCCGAGAAGTTGAATCCACTCACGTTTGAGAGCTACGCAGACCTACGCGACCTTATCGCGGAACTACCGCACCATAGCGGCGTCAAGGTTCTGGTAATGCAGGGCAAGGGGCGCGCGTTCTGCGGTGGAGGCGACGTCAACGAAATCATCGGCGAGCTGATCACGATGAAGGCCGCCGAACTGATGCAGTTCACGAAAATGACCGGCGACGTCATCCGCGCCATGCGCGAATGTCCGATCTCCATCATCGTCAAAATTCAGGGCATCGCGGCAGGAGCGGGCGCGGTCATCTCACTGGCAGCGGACTTTCGGATCGTGGGCCGGTCGGGACGTTTTGCTTTCCTCTTCACCAAGGTCGGGCTCTCCGGAGGTGACATGGGCGCGGCCTACCTACTCCCCCGTGTCGTCGGCTTCGGCCGTGCCACCCAGCTTTTGATGCTGGGCGACACAATCGATGCTGAGACCGCCGACCGCTACGGGCTTGTCTCACAGCTTGTCGACGACGATCGGCTCGACGATACGGTGACCGCTCTGGCCCACAGGCTGGCCAGCGGCCCGAGTCTGGCGCTGTCGCAGACCAAGTCGTTGTTGACGCGCGAGCTGGAAATGTCGCTCTCGTCTTCGATGGAACTTGACGCGATGACCCAAGCACTGTTGATGACCACGGACGACCACGCCGAGTTCCACGCGGCATTCAACGCCCGCCGCCCACCAGCGTGGAAAGGACAGTGA